In the Natronolimnobius baerhuensis genome, one interval contains:
- a CDS encoding helix-turn-helix domain-containing protein, with protein MSTIAEIRLPATDTILETTFEHAPDATFEIESSVSGTQPCLWVSGIDRASAQQAFERDPTIDTFDLLVETDSRYLFDMRFFDGRGIERLCDDLLAEGGSLLEAWGSDGWWQVRARFPDRNALCDAYDQFVDRGVNADLRRVTDVSAYAEPETRLTPQQREALEAALEYGYFEIPRNISMEELADELGISHQALSERFRRAYETLVDEELQPTKERSQSVLE; from the coding sequence ATGTCGACAATAGCCGAGATCCGGCTCCCAGCCACGGACACGATACTCGAGACGACGTTCGAGCACGCCCCCGACGCGACGTTCGAAATCGAGTCGTCAGTCTCGGGGACACAGCCCTGTCTCTGGGTTTCCGGCATCGACCGAGCGAGCGCACAGCAGGCGTTCGAACGCGACCCAACCATCGACACGTTCGACTTACTCGTCGAAACCGACTCGCGATACTTATTCGACATGCGATTTTTCGATGGGCGAGGCATCGAGCGCCTGTGTGATGACCTCCTCGCGGAAGGCGGGTCGCTGCTCGAGGCCTGGGGCAGCGACGGCTGGTGGCAGGTTCGCGCCCGATTTCCCGACCGAAACGCGCTCTGTGACGCGTACGACCAGTTTGTCGACCGTGGCGTCAACGCCGACCTTCGGCGCGTGACCGACGTGTCGGCGTATGCAGAACCAGAGACACGGCTGACCCCACAACAGCGAGAAGCGCTCGAGGCAGCCCTCGAGTATGGCTACTTCGAGATTCCGCGTAACATTTCGATGGAGGAGTTGGCGGACGAACTCGGCATCTCTCATCAGGCGCTCTCTGAGCGATTCCGCCGAGCCTACGAGACGCTGGTCGACGAGGAGTTACAGCCAACGAAAGAACGGTCTCAATCAGTCCTCGAGTAG
- a CDS encoding aldehyde dehydrogenase family protein — MSLELSPTTDWSDLYRDGEWVDPDSGEQLSVEDPSTRESLTTVPAANEDDVDAAYETAAAAQSEWAETPPTERAQVIQGVVEGLQDHREEIVDLLAHEAGGSQLMGETSVHLATDQASEAATLPRRLKGEQSASNIPGKENIVERVPKGVVTVISPWNFPLNLSMRAVAPAIAAGNAVVLKPASNTPISGGLLLAKLFEAAGLPDGVLNVVTGRGSEIGDRVAGHPESDVVAFTGSTPVGRQVAATAGENLAIAAMELGGNNAHIVTADADVEQAVDAAVFGSFVHQGQVCISINRHLVHEDVYDEYVEALTERAESLPVGSAHDPDTVVGPIIDESQRDEMLEYVDETLEQGATLETGGETVPVEGVEDSLVVAPTVISDTTNDMAAACNEHFGPIAPVIPFSDIDEAVALHNAVDYGLSGSVHAGDVGTGKQIADRLETGMVHVNDQPINDEAHVPFSGTGASGMGGYNAMEILREVTETKWISLQHEPREYPI, encoded by the coding sequence ATGTCACTCGAGCTTTCTCCCACGACGGATTGGAGCGATCTGTACCGCGACGGCGAGTGGGTTGACCCCGATAGCGGCGAGCAACTCTCCGTCGAGGATCCGTCGACGCGCGAGTCACTGACGACGGTTCCAGCAGCCAACGAGGACGACGTCGACGCCGCCTACGAGACTGCTGCAGCAGCTCAGAGCGAGTGGGCCGAGACGCCACCGACGGAGCGCGCGCAGGTCATTCAGGGCGTCGTCGAAGGACTGCAAGACCACCGCGAGGAAATCGTGGACCTGCTGGCCCACGAGGCTGGCGGCTCCCAACTCATGGGCGAGACGTCGGTTCACCTCGCGACGGATCAGGCGAGTGAGGCCGCAACGTTGCCCCGGCGGCTGAAAGGCGAACAGTCGGCCTCGAACATCCCCGGTAAGGAAAATATCGTCGAGCGAGTACCCAAGGGCGTCGTCACGGTCATCTCGCCGTGGAACTTCCCGCTGAATCTCTCGATGCGCGCGGTCGCTCCTGCAATCGCCGCCGGTAACGCGGTCGTGCTCAAACCGGCGTCGAACACGCCGATTTCGGGTGGCCTCCTCCTCGCGAAACTGTTCGAGGCGGCCGGCCTGCCAGACGGCGTGCTCAACGTCGTCACCGGCCGCGGCTCCGAGATCGGCGACCGCGTCGCCGGCCACCCCGAAAGCGATGTCGTCGCCTTCACCGGCTCGACACCGGTCGGCCGACAGGTCGCCGCCACTGCTGGCGAAAATCTCGCCATCGCCGCCATGGAACTCGGCGGTAACAACGCCCACATCGTCACCGCCGATGCCGATGTAGAGCAGGCCGTCGACGCCGCCGTTTTCGGCAGTTTCGTCCATCAGGGACAGGTCTGTATCTCGATTAACCGACATCTCGTCCACGAAGATGTTTACGACGAGTACGTCGAGGCACTGACCGAACGTGCCGAATCACTTCCCGTCGGCAGCGCCCACGACCCTGACACCGTCGTCGGCCCGATCATCGACGAGTCTCAGCGCGACGAGATGCTCGAGTACGTCGACGAGACCCTCGAGCAGGGGGCGACGCTCGAGACCGGCGGCGAGACGGTCCCCGTCGAGGGAGTCGAGGACTCGCTGGTTGTCGCGCCGACGGTCATTTCGGACACGACGAACGACATGGCGGCCGCGTGCAACGAGCACTTCGGCCCCATTGCGCCCGTGATTCCGTTCTCGGATATCGACGAGGCGGTTGCACTCCACAATGCCGTCGACTACGGCCTCTCGGGGTCAGTCCACGCGGGCGATGTCGGCACCGGCAAGCAGATCGCCGACCGCCTCGAGACGGGGATGGTCCACGTCAACGATCAACCGATCAACGACGAGGCCCACGTTCCCTTTAGTGGGACCGGTGCGTCGGGCATGGGCGGCTACAACGCCATGGAGATTCTCCGGGAGGTCACCGAGACGAAGTGGATCTCGCTCCAGCACGAGCCTCGAGAGTATCCGATCTGA
- a CDS encoding Hsp20/alpha crystallin family protein, giving the protein MSALRDALGTLSDDVFFDLLESDEAYLLVLDVPGISADSLELTADDSHLEITARRAKSLPDEFQYLEENRSLFFDVELPVPDDALAQEAQAMVDRGVLELTIPKRTSTTETTIDVVDTDQSTRSETEIEPAAGSSLTTETESDPETDTEANTETESG; this is encoded by the coding sequence ATGTCAGCGCTTCGTGACGCCTTGGGGACCCTCTCCGACGACGTCTTCTTCGATCTCTTAGAGAGCGACGAGGCGTATCTGCTGGTCCTCGACGTCCCCGGTATCTCCGCCGATTCACTCGAGTTGACGGCCGACGACAGCCATCTCGAGATTACCGCGCGTCGAGCGAAATCCCTCCCCGATGAGTTCCAGTATCTCGAGGAAAATCGCTCGCTGTTTTTCGATGTTGAGCTCCCCGTGCCCGACGATGCACTCGCTCAGGAGGCCCAGGCCATGGTCGACCGTGGGGTCCTCGAACTGACGATTCCAAAGCGCACGTCGACGACGGAGACGACCATCGACGTCGTTGACACCGACCAGTCAACGCGGAGTGAGACCGAAATCGAACCTGCGGCTGGATCGTCCCTCACAACTGAGACCGAGAGTGACCCAGAAACTGACACCGAGGCCAATACCGAGACGGAATCCGGGTGA
- a CDS encoding molybdopterin molybdotransferase MoeA: MNGPDSDRTESGFKVRTPVDEARQIFREAVDAQPEQGADSTAGAAGLPATGTETIDLERADGRVLAAPITAAQNVPHYERAAMDGYAVRAEETFGASARSPELLRVTDGVGAAATVNPNTAARVHTGSALPEGADAVVMIEHVTELEATGELEVEDAVAEGENVAPIGEDIEADQHLYDAGHHLRPSDLGLIRSAGYDRVAAASQPTVGVIPTGEELVAGDPEPGEVIETNGLTVSRLAERWGARATYRDVVTDDPESLRVAIQRDLTKDVVVTTGGSSVGERDLLPEVIDDVGEVLVHGVGLKPGHPVCLGIVEDTPVLALPGYPVACIVNAVQFLRPVLQWLEGTEPAPHPTTQAVLERKIPSEPGTRTFARVQLEARDADDIDDGEPQYAATPTRASGSGVLSSVALADGWVVVDDALEGIPAGETVAVQDWEPTS, encoded by the coding sequence ATGAACGGACCAGACAGCGACCGCACGGAATCGGGGTTCAAAGTGCGGACCCCGGTCGATGAGGCACGACAGATCTTCCGCGAGGCGGTTGACGCCCAGCCGGAACAGGGTGCAGACAGCACTGCCGGTGCTGCAGGACTACCCGCGACTGGAACCGAAACAATCGACCTCGAGCGCGCAGACGGGCGCGTCCTCGCCGCGCCGATTACGGCCGCCCAGAACGTCCCACACTACGAGCGTGCGGCAATGGATGGCTACGCCGTCCGCGCCGAAGAGACGTTCGGCGCAAGTGCCCGGTCACCAGAACTACTTCGAGTGACGGATGGCGTCGGTGCAGCCGCCACTGTCAACCCGAACACCGCCGCGCGTGTCCATACCGGGAGCGCGCTCCCCGAGGGCGCAGACGCCGTCGTCATGATCGAGCACGTCACCGAACTCGAGGCAACGGGCGAACTCGAGGTCGAAGATGCCGTCGCCGAGGGTGAAAACGTCGCCCCAATCGGCGAGGATATCGAGGCGGACCAGCACCTCTACGATGCCGGGCATCACCTTCGACCGTCGGATCTCGGTCTGATTCGCTCGGCGGGCTACGACCGGGTTGCCGCCGCCTCGCAGCCAACCGTCGGCGTGATCCCCACCGGCGAGGAACTCGTTGCGGGCGATCCCGAACCGGGCGAAGTGATCGAGACGAACGGGTTGACCGTCTCGCGGCTAGCCGAACGCTGGGGCGCGCGTGCAACCTACCGCGACGTTGTTACCGACGACCCCGAGTCACTACGCGTCGCGATTCAGCGCGATCTGACGAAAGACGTCGTCGTCACGACCGGCGGCTCGTCCGTCGGCGAGCGCGACCTGCTCCCGGAGGTGATCGACGACGTAGGTGAGGTGCTCGTCCACGGCGTCGGGCTCAAACCCGGCCATCCCGTCTGTCTCGGCATCGTCGAGGACACGCCCGTTCTCGCCCTGCCCGGCTACCCAGTCGCCTGCATCGTCAACGCCGTCCAGTTCCTCCGACCCGTCCTCCAATGGCTCGAGGGCACCGAGCCAGCACCCCACCCGACGACACAGGCCGTCCTCGAGCGCAAGATTCCGAGCGAACCCGGGACCAGGACGTTCGCCCGCGTGCAACTCGAGGCCCGCGATGCCGACGACATCGACGACGGTGAACCGCAGTACGCAGCGACGCCAACGCGGGCCAGCGGCTCGGGCGTCCTCTCGAGCGTCGCACTCGCGGATGGCTGGGTCGTCGTTGACGATGCACTCGAGGGGATTCCGGCTGGCGAGACGGTTGCTGTGCAGGACTGGGAGCCAACTAGCTAA
- a CDS encoding DUF5778 family protein, which translates to MTDVIDQDLYQRTKALLEPGEIELNGAIIHTDYSGQEDVQMMQATIDIGDIIAEQSTYDPADCYVHSGNDDPDFSSNQHQGLTLEDEEFVWECQQLLRDGSFDIVIYYRATADHDAILEDIRDLGFDVTGVEG; encoded by the coding sequence ATGACCGACGTGATCGATCAGGACCTCTACCAGCGGACCAAGGCACTGCTCGAGCCGGGCGAGATCGAACTCAACGGCGCGATCATCCATACGGACTACAGCGGCCAAGAAGACGTCCAGATGATGCAGGCGACGATTGATATCGGCGATATCATCGCCGAACAGTCGACGTACGATCCGGCCGACTGTTACGTCCACTCCGGCAACGACGACCCCGATTTCTCCTCGAACCAGCACCAGGGACTCACTCTCGAGGACGAGGAGTTCGTCTGGGAGTGCCAGCAACTCCTGCGCGATGGCAGTTTCGATATCGTCATCTACTATCGCGCAACCGCGGATCACGACGCGATTCTCGAGGACATTCGGGACCTCGGATTCGACGTGACGGGCGTCGAAGGGTAG
- a CDS encoding 4a-hydroxytetrahydrobiopterin dehydratase, with the protein MGELLSDEEIETELPESWSREDDEVVRTYEFDDYLHGVNFAQMVGEIAESQVHHPEIIIGYKTVEIRLTSHEEGGITDADLEMADLIESERDA; encoded by the coding sequence ATGGGAGAGTTACTATCTGACGAGGAGATCGAGACAGAACTGCCCGAGAGCTGGTCGCGCGAGGACGACGAAGTCGTTCGTACCTACGAGTTCGACGATTATCTCCACGGCGTCAACTTCGCCCAGATGGTCGGCGAAATCGCCGAATCGCAGGTCCATCATCCTGAGATCATCATCGGCTACAAAACGGTCGAGATTCGACTCACCTCCCACGAGGAAGGCGGCATCACCGACGCCGACCTCGAGATGGCAGACCTGATCGAATCCGAACGAGACGCCTGA
- a CDS encoding HAD family hydrolase: MVSEYDFWLLDLDGTLVDVDWSYTREVFDRVGDSLGREFTDREAEILWNGLTGSRDHQLREWGIDPASFWESFHANEDPMVRAEQTYLHPDAEFVADLEEPVGLVTHCQEFLAEPVLEHVGIRDWFDARLCCTEETGWKPNPEPVEQVMADLGVAGNGAQGVLAGDGACDVGAAWNAGLDAIHVERLGHDRRGRCVLGDYRVQSFDELSAYSRTD, translated from the coding sequence ATGGTCTCCGAGTATGACTTTTGGCTGCTCGATCTCGACGGCACGCTGGTCGACGTCGACTGGTCCTACACCCGCGAGGTGTTCGACCGGGTCGGCGATAGCCTCGGCCGTGAGTTCACGGACCGTGAGGCCGAGATCCTCTGGAACGGTCTGACCGGCTCTCGTGACCACCAACTTCGCGAGTGGGGGATCGACCCTGCTTCCTTCTGGGAGTCGTTTCACGCTAACGAGGACCCGATGGTGCGGGCCGAACAGACCTACCTCCACCCCGACGCCGAGTTCGTCGCCGACCTCGAGGAACCCGTTGGCCTCGTCACCCACTGCCAGGAGTTTCTCGCAGAGCCGGTCTTAGAGCATGTCGGCATTCGCGACTGGTTCGACGCGCGCCTATGCTGTACCGAAGAGACGGGTTGGAAGCCGAATCCCGAACCCGTCGAGCAGGTCATGGCAGACCTCGGGGTTGCAGGCAACGGGGCACAGGGCGTGCTCGCTGGCGATGGCGCGTGTGACGTTGGGGCCGCCTGGAACGCCGGCCTCGATGCGATCCACGTTGAACGCCTCGGGCACGACCGGCGCGGTCGCTGCGTCCTTGGTGACTACCGCGTTCAGTCGTTCGACGAACTGTCGGCCTACTCGAGGACTGATTGA
- a CDS encoding molybdopterin biosynthesis protein has protein sequence MDRKEFRDLASPTAAREALDSLSLEGGVDRVSLAEARGRVLLARLDAELDVPGFDRASLDGYALAARDTFGADEADPARLELVGEVHAGEEPDVALESGQAVEISTGAVMPEGADAMVAVERTDVDENGDVLVRTSVAPGDNVMFAGADVAAGERALGPGTRITPRDIGLLSALGIDEVPVRAPPKVGIVSTGDELVRPGNDVDSARGEIYDVNSYTIAAGVEDAGGEAVLYPHAGDDQDEMERVLREAANECDLVLSSGSTSASAVDVIYRVIEEQGELLLHGVSVKPGKPMLVGRLESSAYVGLPGYPVSAMMVFRTFVAPAIREAAGLPEPAAATVSGRLAREARSEEGRHLLLPVGLTNDGDGETLVYPVDKGSGATTSLAEADGVVEVDAETDYLEAGESVTVQLFSPDVRPPTMLGVGEDDPTLNRVLDRLENPRYLSVGSRPGLRRLREGVPDVAVVAGPLERELEATTLGEWEREWGLIAQAGNPNEIDELAALVDRDLRFVNRTTDSGLRSSLGAAIADLAEERGVERHDLVEAIDGFDLGLRAHESPARKVIAGEADAGLGLRETADRLDLGFVPVGSQSIRVLTNPDRIDKPGVRELESALETIDELRRRSSDD, from the coding sequence ATGGACCGCAAGGAGTTTCGCGATCTCGCCTCACCCACTGCGGCACGCGAGGCACTCGACTCGCTCTCGCTCGAGGGTGGCGTCGACCGGGTATCGCTCGCAGAGGCCCGCGGCCGGGTACTGCTCGCACGACTCGATGCCGAACTCGACGTGCCGGGGTTCGACCGGGCAAGTCTCGACGGCTACGCGCTGGCCGCGCGTGACACGTTCGGCGCTGACGAGGCCGACCCCGCGCGCCTGGAACTCGTTGGCGAAGTACATGCCGGCGAGGAACCGGACGTGGCGCTCGAGTCCGGACAGGCCGTCGAGATTTCGACGGGAGCGGTGATGCCCGAGGGCGCGGATGCGATGGTGGCGGTTGAGCGCACCGATGTCGACGAGAACGGCGACGTATTGGTTCGAACGTCGGTTGCACCCGGAGATAACGTCATGTTCGCAGGCGCAGACGTGGCTGCGGGCGAGCGGGCACTGGGCCCCGGAACGCGGATTACGCCGCGAGATATCGGCCTCCTTTCTGCGCTCGGGATCGACGAGGTTCCCGTCCGTGCGCCACCAAAAGTGGGTATCGTCTCAACGGGCGACGAACTCGTTCGGCCGGGAAACGATGTCGACAGCGCTCGCGGCGAAATATACGACGTCAACAGCTACACCATCGCCGCGGGCGTCGAGGATGCAGGCGGAGAGGCCGTTCTCTACCCCCACGCGGGCGACGACCAAGACGAGATGGAGCGCGTTCTGCGGGAGGCTGCCAACGAGTGTGATCTCGTGCTTTCGTCGGGTTCAACAAGCGCGAGCGCAGTCGACGTGATCTACCGCGTCATCGAAGAGCAGGGCGAACTCCTGTTGCATGGCGTCAGCGTCAAACCCGGCAAACCGATGCTCGTCGGCCGACTCGAGTCGTCGGCGTACGTCGGCCTCCCTGGCTATCCCGTCTCAGCGATGATGGTCTTTCGAACGTTCGTCGCGCCAGCGATCCGCGAAGCGGCCGGACTCCCTGAACCCGCAGCCGCGACCGTCTCGGGTCGACTGGCTCGAGAGGCGCGCTCCGAGGAGGGTCGACACCTGCTATTACCCGTTGGCCTGACCAACGATGGTGACGGCGAGACGCTCGTCTACCCCGTCGACAAAGGTTCCGGCGCGACGACCAGCCTTGCCGAAGCCGACGGCGTTGTCGAAGTCGACGCGGAGACGGACTATCTCGAGGCCGGCGAGTCCGTCACCGTCCAGTTGTTCTCGCCGGACGTTCGGCCGCCGACGATGCTCGGCGTCGGCGAGGACGATCCAACACTCAATCGCGTGCTCGACCGCCTCGAGAATCCCCGCTATCTCTCGGTTGGCTCGCGCCCTGGCCTGCGCCGACTGCGCGAGGGCGTCCCCGACGTGGCCGTCGTCGCCGGGCCGCTCGAGCGGGAGCTCGAGGCGACGACGCTCGGCGAGTGGGAGCGCGAGTGGGGACTGATCGCCCAGGCAGGGAACCCGAACGAAATCGACGAACTGGCGGCTCTCGTTGATCGCGACCTCCGGTTCGTCAACCGGACCACTGACTCCGGCCTGCGCTCGAGTCTCGGGGCGGCCATCGCCGACCTTGCCGAGGAACGCGGCGTGGAGCGACACGACCTCGTCGAGGCAATCGACGGCTTCGATCTCGGCTTGCGAGCCCACGAAAGTCCCGCACGGAAGGTTATCGCAGGAGAGGCAGATGCGGGTCTCGGCCTGCGCGAAACGGCCGACCGACTCGACCTCGGATTCGTCCCCGTTGGCAGTCAATCCATCCGCGTGCTGACGAATCCTGACCGGATCGACAAACCCGGCGTTCGAGAACTCGAGTCAGCACTCGAGACCATCGACGAGTTGCGTCGGCGCTCGAGCGACGATTGA
- a CDS encoding precorrin-2 dehydrogenase/sirohydrochlorin ferrochelatase family protein gives MIPLLHDFTGQTVLVVGGGAVGARKARRFAREADVIVVSPEFADRDFGGATRIRAAPDPDEIDGWLERTAPALVVAATDDEAINEALESAAQARGCLVNRADRSGGRDPGSVVVPATVRDDPVVVAVATGGTAPTLSAYLRDEIEETVSGAGEMAMCLAELRADLKSQNVSPARRRKLLAAVTGSPELWTALRKGTPKACQVIEDVLGEEDSGGDST, from the coding sequence ATGATTCCACTCTTGCATGATTTCACGGGGCAGACGGTACTCGTTGTCGGCGGCGGAGCGGTCGGTGCGCGCAAGGCTCGCCGGTTCGCCCGCGAAGCCGACGTAATCGTCGTCAGCCCCGAGTTTGCAGACCGCGACTTTGGCGGCGCGACACGCATCCGGGCTGCACCCGACCCCGACGAGATCGACGGCTGGCTCGAGCGCACTGCGCCCGCGCTGGTCGTCGCGGCGACGGACGATGAGGCGATCAACGAGGCCCTCGAGTCGGCGGCGCAAGCTCGTGGCTGTCTCGTCAACCGCGCAGATCGGTCGGGCGGTCGCGATCCCGGGAGCGTCGTCGTGCCGGCGACGGTTCGAGACGATCCGGTTGTGGTCGCAGTTGCGACTGGCGGGACGGCGCCGACGCTCAGTGCGTATCTCCGCGATGAGATTGAGGAGACGGTCTCGGGAGCCGGGGAAATGGCGATGTGTCTGGCGGAATTGCGTGCAGACCTCAAATCACAAAACGTGTCCCCTGCGCGGCGACGGAAACTCCTCGCTGCGGTTACTGGGTCTCCGGAACTTTGGACAGCTTTACGTAAGGGCACCCCCAAAGCTTGCCAAGTGATCGAGGACGTGCTCGGTGAAGAGGACTCTGGGGGTGACAGCACGTGA
- the hemA gene encoding glutamyl-tRNA reductase: MPTGVIAAARVTHASGSVDELAAVSPDNQRSAVAQLHTVPDIEEAYVLSTCNRVEVYVVSPTAGVGRAALEEFFGPADDESVVYTDHDESLQHLLRVATGLESVVLGEDQIIGQVRDAYEDAREADGIGSMLEAAVTKAIHVGERARTETEINEGIVSLGSAATSLAARDVNLEGATALVVGAGEMGQLAGRSLVDNGVETLLVANRTVDRADHLARELAADGTTTDAIPLEALSTVTPTADIVVTATGSTEPVLTEPAFDDDGSTQIVVDLGQPRDVAPAVDSLSSVTVHDLDDLESITDETREQRADAAREVEAMIDHEFDVLCEQYKRARADEVIAAMYESAERMKQRELETAFSKLEANGDDLSPGQREIIESMADALVSQLLAPPTKSLRDAAAEDDWSTINTALQLFDPDFQEDTMQSSLFTTGGSVGVGTADDD, encoded by the coding sequence ATGCCAACTGGCGTTATCGCTGCCGCACGCGTCACACACGCAAGTGGTTCCGTCGATGAACTCGCTGCCGTTAGTCCCGACAACCAACGGAGTGCCGTTGCACAGCTTCACACCGTACCCGACATTGAGGAGGCATACGTCCTCTCGACGTGCAATCGGGTCGAGGTGTACGTCGTCAGTCCCACTGCCGGCGTCGGCCGGGCCGCACTCGAGGAGTTTTTCGGCCCCGCTGACGACGAGTCGGTCGTCTATACGGACCACGACGAAAGCCTGCAACACCTGCTGCGGGTCGCAACCGGCCTCGAGTCGGTCGTCCTCGGTGAGGACCAGATTATTGGGCAGGTCCGCGACGCCTACGAGGACGCCCGCGAGGCAGACGGTATCGGCTCGATGCTCGAGGCGGCCGTCACGAAGGCGATTCACGTCGGCGAACGCGCGCGGACGGAAACCGAAATCAACGAAGGCATCGTCTCGCTTGGCTCCGCTGCGACGAGTCTCGCCGCCCGCGATGTCAACCTCGAGGGGGCAACCGCACTCGTCGTCGGCGCTGGCGAAATGGGCCAACTTGCTGGTCGCAGCCTCGTCGACAACGGTGTCGAGACGCTACTGGTCGCAAACCGGACCGTCGACCGCGCCGACCATCTCGCGCGTGAACTCGCGGCTGACGGGACAACGACTGACGCGATTCCGCTCGAGGCGCTGTCGACGGTGACGCCAACTGCAGATATCGTCGTCACAGCGACCGGCAGCACTGAGCCAGTGCTCACCGAACCAGCGTTCGACGACGACGGCTCGACACAGATCGTCGTCGACCTCGGCCAGCCACGAGACGTGGCCCCAGCTGTCGACTCGCTCTCGTCCGTGACCGTCCACGACCTCGATGACCTCGAGTCGATCACGGATGAAACGCGCGAGCAACGCGCCGACGCGGCGCGTGAGGTCGAAGCTATGATCGACCACGAGTTCGACGTGCTCTGCGAGCAGTACAAGCGCGCCCGCGCGGACGAGGTTATCGCCGCGATGTACGAGTCCGCCGAACGGATGAAACAGCGCGAACTCGAGACTGCGTTCTCGAAACTCGAGGCCAACGGCGACGACCTGTCGCCGGGCCAACGCGAGATCATCGAGTCGATGGCTGATGCGCTCGTCAGTCAGTTGCTCGCGCCGCCGACCAAGAGCCTGCGTGATGCAGCGGCCGAGGACGACTGGAGTACGATCAACACAGCGTTGCAACTGTTTGATCCCGACTTTCAGGAAGATACCATGCAGTCATCGCTGTTTACGACAGGTGGCTCCGTCGGCGTCGGCACGGCGGACGACGACTAA
- the lwrS gene encoding LWR-salt protein, producing MNGQYVFAVRVRLEPAQEGISLEPGSAEPRVTVFREAPEPGSEGWLFFRNTLWHGEVSDQDHARRLAEEWLDLPVVSVDFRELQVDEAYFEAMNAAIAEDLEAFNADNVSEVRSKYLGSSIRVTEEI from the coding sequence ATGAACGGGCAGTACGTCTTCGCCGTTCGCGTCCGTCTCGAGCCCGCACAGGAGGGGATCAGCCTCGAGCCGGGCAGCGCCGAGCCGAGGGTGACCGTCTTTCGTGAGGCACCGGAGCCGGGCAGCGAGGGGTGGCTGTTCTTCCGGAACACGCTCTGGCACGGCGAGGTGTCGGATCAGGATCACGCCCGCCGACTCGCCGAGGAGTGGCTGGACCTGCCGGTCGTCTCGGTCGACTTTCGCGAACTCCAGGTCGACGAGGCGTACTTCGAGGCGATGAACGCAGCAATCGCGGAGGATCTCGAGGCGTTCAACGCCGACAACGTCAGCGAAGTTCGCTCGAAGTATCTCGGCTCGAGTATTCGGGTGACTGAGGAGATATAG